A DNA window from Argiope bruennichi chromosome X2, qqArgBrue1.1, whole genome shotgun sequence contains the following coding sequences:
- the LOC129960879 gene encoding uncharacterized protein LOC129960879 isoform X2 codes for MYVDFTEPHGPVTVGQDMVLLSNLKLIGNASILGRTLVLRSTETGRVSCAVIQPTSRIRTYQAKLKSPLGGTVIIRQSGFGTGILSQLWYVNGTRRDSIHRWAVLQTLTGPTESPTTVYENEITRCVNLQATPFFHISETVGYAAVGREPNIITGRTYHTVVSAPVLERVQNSLYIVIYSDIDPSKPLACARITPIEPKQAMAKFDSEVSGEISFRQESPYDPTLVTINLSGLNNKAYSYGIDELPLIFRGDKTEVCPNVKTVIYNPLKKSPDSVPEPNKGSSDQYAIGDLSGKYGPLENREKHFQQVYDPQLSLFGVHSIVGRAAVIYYSDGRPMACANIELIGRRVVTAFATFDFPLQGQLILRQDRDDPSADTSVYLELSYPSAASHTKTYHHPWHVNDRAIPTGQRFSLSGIDCLQAGTVFNPYNVSVDGFYYSHCSGLASQRCQIGDFSGKLRYLDIPPFGVQGNKQQIARYYFTDPSLPLAGPTSVIGRSVVINEPDFGEGRLACANIFEHYSDYGK; via the exons AT GTATGTAGATTTTACGGAACCCCATGGTCCAGTAACTGTTGGTCAAGATATGGTTTTACTATCAAATCTGAAGCTTATAGGCAATGCCTCCATCTTAGGCCGAACCTTGGTTCTTCGAAGCACCGAAACAGGGAGAGTATCTTGCGCTGTCATTCAACCAACATCAAGAATACGGACATACCAAGCTAAACTCAAAAGTCCCCTAGGTGGCACAGTTATAATTCGTCAAAGTGGATTCGGAACTGGTATTCTGTCCCAGTTATGGTATGTCAATGGTACAAGGAGAGATTCAATACACCGTTGGGCTGTATTGCAAACTCTAACTGGACCGACAGAATCACCAACAActgtttatgaaaatgaaattacacgCTGCGTCAATCTGCAAGCTACGCCATTCTTTCACATTTCAGAAACTGTTGGGTATGCTGCAGTAGGACGTGAGCCAAACATTATCACAGGACGAACATATCACACTGTAGTATCGGCACCCGTTTTAGAAAGAGTGCAAAACAGtctatatatagttatatattctGATATTGATCCTTCAAAACCACTTGCATGTGCAAGAATAACACCAATCGAACCTAAGCAGGCCATGGCTAAGTTTGATTCTGAAGTTTCAGGAGAAATATCCTTCCGACAAGAATCGCCATATGATCCCACTTTAGTGACAATAAATCTGAGTGGACTGAATAATAAAGCATATAGTTACGGTATTGATGAGTTACCATTGATTTTTCGGGGTGATAAAACTGAAGTATGTCCAAACgtaaaaactgtaatttataaCCCTCTCAAGAAATCACCAGATTCAGTTCCTGAACCAAACAAAGGTAGTTCTGATCAATACGCTATTGGGGATTTAAGTGGAAAATATGGTCCTTTAGAGAATCGagaaaaacattttcaacaaGTATATGATCCTCAGTTATCGCTATTTGGAGTTCACAGCATTGTAGGTAGAGCAGCTGTAATTTATTATTCTGACGGTCGACCTATGGCATGTGCCAATATTGAACTTATAGGAAGACGAGTCGTAACAGCATTTGCCACTTTCGATTTCCCGTTACAAGGACAGTTAATTCTTCGCCAAGACCGTGATGATCCTTCCGCTGACACATCAGTATATTTAGAGTTATCATACCCTTCCGCTGCATCCCATACCAAGACCTATCATCATCCATGGCATGTAAATGACCGAGCTATTCCCACTGGCCAAAGATTCAGCTTAAGTGGCATAGATTGCCTACAAGCTGGGACTGTGTTTAATCCTTACAATGTAAGTGTTGATGGTTTTTATTATAGCCACTGTTCCGGCTTAGCATCTCAAAGATGTCAGATTGGTGACTTCTCTGGAAAACTGCGTTATTTGGATATACCTCCTTTTGGTGTGCAAGGAAATAAACAACAAATTGCTCGCTATTACTTCACAGACCCTTCATTACCTCTGGCAGGTCCAACTAGTGTTATCGGAAGATCGGTAGTAATTAATGAACCAGACTTCGGTGAAGGACGTCTGGCTTGTGCCAATATTTTTGAGCATTATAGTGATTATGGAAAATAG
- the LOC129960879 gene encoding uncharacterized protein LOC129960879 isoform X1, translating to MDRSRIAITTLLLLLGIWKTAESQVVTASSSGLVASIDSGGLQGNVEFLDDPKGTAIRIFLRGGTYGEKFRWKIHEFPPVPGTADPCSAEKLGRMYVDFTEPHGPVTVGQDMVLLSNLKLIGNASILGRTLVLRSTETGRVSCAVIQPTSRIRTYQAKLKSPLGGTVIIRQSGFGTGILSQLWYVNGTRRDSIHRWAVLQTLTGPTESPTTVYENEITRCVNLQATPFFHISETVGYAAVGREPNIITGRTYHTVVSAPVLERVQNSLYIVIYSDIDPSKPLACARITPIEPKQAMAKFDSEVSGEISFRQESPYDPTLVTINLSGLNNKAYSYGIDELPLIFRGDKTEVCPNVKTVIYNPLKKSPDSVPEPNKGSSDQYAIGDLSGKYGPLENREKHFQQVYDPQLSLFGVHSIVGRAAVIYYSDGRPMACANIELIGRRVVTAFATFDFPLQGQLILRQDRDDPSADTSVYLELSYPSAASHTKTYHHPWHVNDRAIPTGQRFSLSGIDCLQAGTVFNPYNVSVDGFYYSHCSGLASQRCQIGDFSGKLRYLDIPPFGVQGNKQQIARYYFTDPSLPLAGPTSVIGRSVVINEPDFGEGRLACANIFEHYSDYGK from the exons AATCCCAGGTGGTAACGGCGAGTAGCAGCGGCCTTGTAGCAAGCATTGACTCCGGGGGTTTGCAAGGAAATGTTGAATTCCTCGACGATCCTAAAGGAACAGCCATTCGAATTTTCCTGAGAGGGGGAACATACGGAGAAAAGTTCCGATGGAAAATACACGAATTTCCTCCAGTGCCAGGAACAGCCGATCCTTGCAGTGCCGAAAAATTAGGAAGAAT GTATGTAGATTTTACGGAACCCCATGGTCCAGTAACTGTTGGTCAAGATATGGTTTTACTATCAAATCTGAAGCTTATAGGCAATGCCTCCATCTTAGGCCGAACCTTGGTTCTTCGAAGCACCGAAACAGGGAGAGTATCTTGCGCTGTCATTCAACCAACATCAAGAATACGGACATACCAAGCTAAACTCAAAAGTCCCCTAGGTGGCACAGTTATAATTCGTCAAAGTGGATTCGGAACTGGTATTCTGTCCCAGTTATGGTATGTCAATGGTACAAGGAGAGATTCAATACACCGTTGGGCTGTATTGCAAACTCTAACTGGACCGACAGAATCACCAACAActgtttatgaaaatgaaattacacgCTGCGTCAATCTGCAAGCTACGCCATTCTTTCACATTTCAGAAACTGTTGGGTATGCTGCAGTAGGACGTGAGCCAAACATTATCACAGGACGAACATATCACACTGTAGTATCGGCACCCGTTTTAGAAAGAGTGCAAAACAGtctatatatagttatatattctGATATTGATCCTTCAAAACCACTTGCATGTGCAAGAATAACACCAATCGAACCTAAGCAGGCCATGGCTAAGTTTGATTCTGAAGTTTCAGGAGAAATATCCTTCCGACAAGAATCGCCATATGATCCCACTTTAGTGACAATAAATCTGAGTGGACTGAATAATAAAGCATATAGTTACGGTATTGATGAGTTACCATTGATTTTTCGGGGTGATAAAACTGAAGTATGTCCAAACgtaaaaactgtaatttataaCCCTCTCAAGAAATCACCAGATTCAGTTCCTGAACCAAACAAAGGTAGTTCTGATCAATACGCTATTGGGGATTTAAGTGGAAAATATGGTCCTTTAGAGAATCGagaaaaacattttcaacaaGTATATGATCCTCAGTTATCGCTATTTGGAGTTCACAGCATTGTAGGTAGAGCAGCTGTAATTTATTATTCTGACGGTCGACCTATGGCATGTGCCAATATTGAACTTATAGGAAGACGAGTCGTAACAGCATTTGCCACTTTCGATTTCCCGTTACAAGGACAGTTAATTCTTCGCCAAGACCGTGATGATCCTTCCGCTGACACATCAGTATATTTAGAGTTATCATACCCTTCCGCTGCATCCCATACCAAGACCTATCATCATCCATGGCATGTAAATGACCGAGCTATTCCCACTGGCCAAAGATTCAGCTTAAGTGGCATAGATTGCCTACAAGCTGGGACTGTGTTTAATCCTTACAATGTAAGTGTTGATGGTTTTTATTATAGCCACTGTTCCGGCTTAGCATCTCAAAGATGTCAGATTGGTGACTTCTCTGGAAAACTGCGTTATTTGGATATACCTCCTTTTGGTGTGCAAGGAAATAAACAACAAATTGCTCGCTATTACTTCACAGACCCTTCATTACCTCTGGCAGGTCCAACTAGTGTTATCGGAAGATCGGTAGTAATTAATGAACCAGACTTCGGTGAAGGACGTCTGGCTTGTGCCAATATTTTTGAGCATTATAGTGATTATGGAAAATAG